In one window of Episyrphus balteatus chromosome 3, idEpiBalt1.1, whole genome shotgun sequence DNA:
- the LOC129913195 gene encoding cytochrome c oxidase subunit 4 isoform 1, mitochondrial-like yields MALQRILNSSQKLIKQNIKFDIFRAEIHSLKKIGKREIVGYGWNGTACYIDHVSYPMPGIRYKEPSNESICLNAKEQLDWRKLSMVEKRALYRYSFCQTFSELKAGTGEWKMHLGFVLMAISLGIWVTIFNHKYLYDKLPVSFDEEHQKAQLKRMLTLEINPVQGISSKWDYEKKKWK; encoded by the exons ATGGCTCTTCAACGAATCCTTAATTCCTCTCAAAAACtgatcaaacaaaatataaaatttgacatttttcgtGCAGAAATTCATTCTCTGAAGAAAATTGGCAAACGTGAAATTGTTGGATATGGTTGGAATGGTACAGCTTGTTATATTGATCATGTAAGCTATCCAATGCCTGGGATTCGTTACAAAGAACCTAGCAACGAATCAATATGCTTGAATGCAAAGGAGCAACTTGATTGGAGAAAATTGTCGATGGTAGAAAAGAGAGCATTATATCGTTATTCATTTTGTCAGACATTTAGTGAATTGAAAGCTGGTACGGGAGAATGGAAAATGCATTTGGGCTTTGTTTTGATGGCTATATCGTTGGGGATTTGGGTAACGATTTTTAATCACAAATATT tatatgATAAATTGCCTGTTTCGTTTGATGAAGAACATCAAAAGGCACAACTTAAACGGATGCTTACACTTGAAATTAATCCAGTTCAAGGGATTTCATCCAAATGGGACTATGAGAAAAAGAAATGGAAATAG